One genomic window of Aliiroseovarius sp. M344 includes the following:
- the nudC gene encoding NAD(+) diphosphatase encodes MKIAEQVTFGAGLLDRAAEWRGDADRLTHLAETARILPMWRGKPLINRGTEQQIDLAYLPLSHAELAIRKDRLVFLGRDDVGPLFAADVSDWQPEGDMPDPNAFLDQTWQHFPDTPDSHGFAELRGTMAQLTPLQAEVAATSRSILEWHRIHGFCANCGEKSISAQAGWQRNCPACHRSHFPRTDPVVIMLITHGNAVLVGRGAQWPEGMFSLLAGFLEPGETIEAATRREVFEESGVRVGQVDYLSSQPWPYPSSLMIGTHGVATTTEITIDPNELEQAMWVTREDMLDVFAGRNPDISPARKGSIAQFLISNWLADRLD; translated from the coding sequence ATGAAAATCGCCGAGCAAGTTACATTCGGTGCGGGGCTATTGGATCGCGCTGCCGAATGGCGAGGCGATGCGGATCGCCTGACCCACCTTGCTGAAACAGCCCGTATTTTGCCGATGTGGCGCGGCAAGCCACTGATCAATCGGGGTACCGAGCAGCAGATTGATCTGGCCTATCTGCCCCTGAGCCACGCCGAGCTTGCGATCCGTAAGGATCGGCTGGTGTTTCTGGGCCGTGATGATGTTGGTCCGCTCTTCGCTGCCGACGTTTCTGACTGGCAACCCGAGGGCGACATGCCCGACCCGAACGCGTTTCTGGATCAAACATGGCAACACTTTCCCGACACGCCGGACAGCCACGGGTTTGCCGAGCTGCGTGGCACCATGGCCCAGCTTACCCCGTTGCAGGCCGAAGTGGCCGCCACGTCGCGCAGCATACTGGAATGGCATCGCATCCACGGGTTCTGCGCCAATTGCGGCGAAAAAAGCATCTCGGCGCAAGCCGGTTGGCAACGCAACTGTCCGGCCTGTCATCGGTCCCATTTTCCGCGCACTGACCCGGTGGTCATCATGCTGATCACACATGGCAATGCGGTGTTGGTTGGGCGCGGCGCACAATGGCCCGAAGGTATGTTCTCACTTCTGGCGGGATTTCTGGAGCCCGGCGAAACCATCGAGGCTGCAACCCGCCGCGAGGTCTTCGAAGAAAGTGGTGTGCGTGTCGGTCAGGTTGACTATCTGTCGTCCCAGCCTTGGCCCTATCCATCATCTTTGATGATTGGAACCCACGGGGTCGCCACCACAACCGAGATCACAATCGACCCCAACGAGCTGGAGCAGGCGATGTGGGTCACGCGCGAAGACATGTTAGATGTGTTTGCAGGCCGAAACCCGGATATATCGCCAGCCAGAAAAGGGTCTATCGCGCAGTTCCTGATTTCAAACTGGCTTGCGGATCGGCTTGATTAA
- a CDS encoding SRPBCC family protein, which produces MKFKTREDIEATLEQVFEAVSDFDGMERAALRRGAEVTRTDTLTVPGQGMTWHASFPFRNRTRVADMMLKTYDAPHQLELFSKVSGIEATVEVELLSLSRNRTRMSLSVDMRPKSIPARLLIQSMKLARASLVKRFRKRVADYAQSIENRYRPTTNPIR; this is translated from the coding sequence ATGAAATTCAAGACGCGCGAAGACATCGAAGCCACATTGGAACAGGTGTTTGAAGCTGTGTCAGATTTCGACGGCATGGAACGGGCTGCGCTGCGCCGCGGGGCGGAAGTCACGCGCACCGATACTCTGACTGTGCCGGGTCAGGGTATGACGTGGCATGCCTCTTTCCCGTTTCGCAACCGGACCCGCGTTGCCGATATGATGTTGAAAACCTATGACGCACCGCATCAGCTTGAACTTTTTTCGAAAGTGTCCGGGATCGAGGCCACGGTGGAAGTCGAACTTCTGTCGCTCTCGCGCAATCGCACACGGATGAGCCTGAGCGTCGACATGCGGCCGAAATCGATCCCGGCGCGGCTTCTCATACAGTCAATGAAATTGGCCCGCGCTTCATTGGTGAAGCGGTTTCGCAAACGGGTCGCGGATTATGCGCAATCTATCGAAAACCGCTATCGTCCGACGACCAACCCGATTCGCTAA
- a CDS encoding prephenate dehydratase, with the protein MTSRIAFQGEPGAYSHEACIAARPGLDPMPCESFEEVIAAVRSGAADQAMLPIENTTYGRVADIHRLLPESGLHIQDEAFVRVRISLLGLPGTKVDDIKTVRAHMVLLPQSATFLKSHGIRGIAAADSAGAAGQLAQAKTAGEGVLASSLAGQIYGLDVLAEDVEDHGHNTTRFVIMGREPNHSRRGDHGMMTTFVFEVRNIPAALYKAMGGFATNGVNMTKLESYMVDGSFTATRFYADIEGHPDDRAVQLALEELDYFTSTLEILGVYPRDPARD; encoded by the coding sequence ATGACGAGCCGTATCGCCTTTCAGGGAGAGCCTGGCGCCTATTCGCACGAGGCCTGCATTGCGGCCCGTCCCGGCCTTGATCCGATGCCTTGCGAGTCCTTTGAAGAGGTGATCGCGGCGGTGCGCAGCGGTGCTGCGGATCAAGCAATGCTGCCCATCGAGAACACAACCTATGGCCGGGTTGCAGATATTCATCGTCTGCTACCTGAAAGTGGACTGCATATCCAAGACGAGGCTTTCGTGCGCGTGCGCATCAGCTTGCTGGGGCTTCCGGGCACGAAAGTTGATGATATCAAGACCGTGCGCGCTCATATGGTGTTGCTTCCGCAATCTGCCACGTTTCTGAAAAGCCACGGTATTCGTGGGATTGCGGCCGCTGACAGCGCCGGCGCGGCCGGGCAACTGGCGCAGGCAAAAACAGCGGGCGAGGGCGTGTTGGCATCTTCGCTGGCCGGGCAGATTTACGGGCTGGATGTGTTGGCCGAAGATGTCGAAGATCACGGCCACAACACGACCCGCTTTGTGATCATGGGGCGCGAGCCCAACCACAGCAGACGTGGCGACCATGGCATGATGACAACCTTTGTTTTCGAAGTGCGCAACATCCCCGCCGCGCTTTACAAGGCGATGGGCGGCTTTGCGACCAACGGCGTGAACATGACCAAGCTGGAAAGCTATATGGTGGACGGTTCGTTCACCGCCACGCGATTCTATGCCGATATCGAGGGTCATCCTGATGACCGCGCCGTGCAATTGGCCTTGGAAGAGCTGGATTATTTCACGTCGACGCTAGAAATCCTTGGTGTCTATCCGCGTGACCCGGCGCGTGACTGA
- a CDS encoding bifunctional 2',3'-cyclic-nucleotide 2'-phosphodiesterase/3'-nucleotidase, which produces MLQQLERRSGPDCVTQAKLRILATTDLHMHILPYDYLSDRPVDGWGLTNTAQLIEAARAEEPNTILLDNGDFLHGTAMGDLVVEQYRAAGGEGAPKVHPMIAAMDFLGYDAGTLGNHDFDRGIGVLFDAIEQAGFPIVSANTILKRAAAATQDTTLVPPYAMLNRQIVDADGLPRNIRIGVIGFLPPGSLKLGHNSGTAPETRDIVETAQAFVPHLKARGADIIVALAHSGLGDATHTAGMENALLPLARVAGIDAIVGGHTHQIFPQQTSPGVGPDGLCESLNRVPTVVPGFWGSHLGVIDLALQHDGTGWQVCSGRAALRKVKASARLGANVKPDGEGATCDFPKWFQQLHQRTLSHMRTPIAHCAQDLENYFALVGADRATRLVQEAMRDHARRYQAEVLGGDLPVLASSAPFKSGGLAGAKYYTDVRAGQMTLRSLSDLYLFPNEQTLIRVTGAFMKDWLERSASLFNQVLSGQRAVPLKEACTPGYLLESVLGLTYLIDLSQPARLAPTLAASGLGGGRVVDLRHNGRLVADDDAFLLATSDFRACGGGGYPAAPTDQIIAMPPLAIRDVLKAYVEQAGVIAVGDEPIWQLAKVEGASIRFKSSPAAQMARQNYPWLSIRCVKDTDDDGFAHYEMEL; this is translated from the coding sequence GTGTTACAGCAATTGGAGCGACGCAGCGGCCCCGACTGCGTGACGCAAGCGAAATTGCGTATCTTGGCCACAACCGATCTGCACATGCACATTCTACCCTATGACTATCTCTCGGACCGTCCGGTTGATGGTTGGGGTCTGACCAACACCGCCCAACTGATCGAGGCCGCGCGAGCCGAAGAACCCAACACGATCCTTCTGGACAACGGTGATTTTCTGCACGGCACTGCCATGGGCGATCTGGTGGTCGAACAATATCGCGCTGCAGGCGGCGAAGGTGCACCCAAAGTGCATCCCATGATCGCGGCGATGGATTTTCTGGGCTATGACGCGGGCACGCTTGGCAACCATGACTTTGACCGCGGGATCGGGGTGCTTTTTGATGCGATCGAGCAAGCCGGGTTTCCGATCGTGTCTGCCAATACGATCCTGAAGCGGGCGGCGGCGGCGACGCAGGACACAACGCTGGTTCCACCCTATGCGATGCTCAATCGTCAGATTGTCGACGCAGACGGTCTTCCAAGAAACATCCGCATTGGTGTGATCGGATTTCTTCCGCCCGGTTCGCTGAAGCTGGGTCACAACTCGGGCACTGCCCCTGAAACGCGGGATATCGTTGAAACCGCGCAGGCCTTTGTGCCTCACTTGAAAGCACGTGGCGCAGATATCATCGTTGCGCTGGCACATTCAGGGTTGGGCGATGCCACCCACACGGCCGGGATGGAGAACGCATTGCTGCCGCTGGCGCGCGTTGCGGGAATAGACGCGATCGTCGGCGGCCATACGCATCAGATTTTTCCACAACAAACCTCGCCCGGGGTTGGCCCAGACGGGTTGTGCGAAAGCCTTAACCGGGTGCCGACCGTCGTGCCGGGGTTCTGGGGATCGCATCTAGGGGTGATTGATCTGGCGCTGCAACATGATGGCACCGGTTGGCAGGTCTGCTCTGGCAGGGCTGCCCTCAGAAAAGTGAAAGCGTCGGCGCGCTTGGGTGCCAACGTGAAGCCCGATGGCGAAGGCGCAACATGTGACTTTCCGAAATGGTTTCAGCAACTGCATCAGCGGACGCTGTCCCACATGCGGACGCCGATCGCCCATTGTGCGCAGGATTTGGAGAACTACTTTGCGTTGGTCGGTGCTGATCGCGCGACACGTCTTGTGCAAGAAGCGATGAGGGATCATGCCCGCCGGTATCAGGCAGAGGTTCTGGGTGGGGACCTTCCTGTTCTGGCGTCCAGCGCACCGTTCAAATCCGGGGGCCTTGCGGGGGCGAAATATTACACAGATGTGCGGGCAGGCCAGATGACCCTTCGGTCCCTGTCTGACCTCTATCTTTTCCCAAACGAACAGACACTGATCCGCGTGACCGGCGCATTTATGAAAGACTGGCTTGAGCGATCAGCCAGCTTGTTCAATCAGGTATTGTCGGGGCAAAGGGCAGTGCCGCTCAAAGAGGCCTGCACTCCGGGCTATCTGCTCGAATCGGTGCTGGGTCTGACCTATCTGATTGATCTGAGCCAGCCCGCCCGGCTTGCGCCCACTTTGGCCGCGTCAGGATTGGGTGGCGGGCGGGTGGTTGACCTGCGTCACAATGGCCGGTTGGTGGCAGATGATGACGCCTTTTTGCTGGCCACCAGTGATTTTCGCGCCTGCGGAGGCGGGGGGTATCCTGCGGCCCCGACGGATCAGATTATCGCGATGCCACCTTTGGCCATTCGCGATGTTTTGAAAGCCTATGTGGAACAAGCAGGTGTGATCGCGGTTGGCGACGAGCCGATTTGGCAACTTGCCAAAGTTGAGGGGGCGAGTATCCGTTTCAAATCCTCGCCCGCCGCGCAAATGGCGCGCCAAAATTACCCGTGGCTGTCCATACGGTGTGTAAAAGACACCGATGATGATGGTTTTGCGCATTACGAGATGGAACTCTGA